A single Cnuibacter physcomitrellae DNA region contains:
- a CDS encoding beta strand repeat-containing protein, with product MRSTVNKYLSRGLWFVLITGGLTAAGAGIANAAETSGDDSVAAGNQAIVSVELPINVSGNGISVLGDAGSSDAGTAPESAPAPAEAAPSAAVDTSGSDSILGGTQGIVDVSVPIDVSGNAVSVVGDAESEDASSGSAASSDPAPAPAAAAPETSGSDSILGGTQAPVDVSIPIDVSGNGIAVIGDASSTGSTTGGSGSAPAEPAAGSDAETSGSDSVLGGTQAPVDVSIPIDVSGNGIAVIGDASSTGSTTGGSGSAPAEPAAGTGATTDGDDSLAGGNQVPVDVTAPITVGGNGIAVIGDASSSGSTTGGSAPAEPSTGTGTTTDGDDSLAGGNQIPVDVTAPVTIGGNGIAVIGDASSTASTTGNGSSAPAEPATGTGTTTDGDDSLAGGNQIPVDVTAPITVGGNGIAVIGDASSSGSTTGGSSSAPAEPAAGTGTTTDGDDSLAGGNQIPVDVTAPITVGGNGIAVIGDASSSGSTTGGSSSAPAEPAAGTGTTTDGDDSLAGGNQIPVDVTAPITVGGNGIAVIGDASSSGSTTGGSSSAPAEPAAGTGTTTDGDDSLAGGNQIPVDATAPITVGGNGIAVIGDATSEDSSTTVQPGSGTGGTGTTTTGDDSVAGGNQVGLDLGAPVTVGGNGVAVVGDATSTGSTTGVVPGTGGTGEGATTDGGDSVAGGNQVIPVVGVPVTAGGNAVCVIGDCSSEDATTVVTPGTGSDDPSTDGDGSIGGGNQVIPVIGVPVTVGGNAVCVIGDCTTDTPSTPGTPGTPGTPGTPGTPGTPGTPGTPGTPGTPGTPGTPGTPGTPGTPGTPGTPGTPGIPGTPGTSGSGAVSVTASVAGSSPAGMTAGTGSLPNTGADIAPAAGTMALLLLAGLALLVLSSTRRKAQR from the coding sequence GTGAGAAGCACCGTGAACAAGTACCTGTCACGAGGACTGTGGTTCGTCCTCATCACCGGCGGCCTGACCGCCGCAGGAGCGGGCATCGCGAACGCGGCCGAGACCAGCGGAGACGACTCCGTCGCCGCCGGCAACCAGGCCATCGTCAGCGTCGAGCTGCCCATCAACGTCAGCGGCAACGGCATCTCCGTCCTCGGAGACGCCGGCAGCAGCGACGCCGGCACCGCACCGGAGTCCGCTCCGGCACCGGCCGAGGCGGCTCCGTCCGCCGCGGTCGACACCAGCGGCTCGGACTCGATCCTGGGCGGGACCCAGGGCATCGTCGACGTGTCCGTTCCGATCGACGTCTCCGGCAACGCCGTCTCGGTCGTCGGGGATGCGGAGTCGGAGGATGCGTCGAGCGGCTCGGCCGCCTCGTCCGACCCGGCTCCGGCTCCGGCTGCGGCCGCTCCCGAGACCAGCGGTTCGGACTCGATCCTCGGCGGGACCCAGGCGCCCGTCGATGTGTCGATCCCGATCGACGTCTCCGGCAACGGCATCGCCGTGATCGGGGATGCGTCCTCCACCGGATCCACCACCGGCGGCAGCGGCTCGGCTCCGGCTGAGCCCGCAGCCGGTTCGGATGCGGAGACCAGCGGTTCGGACTCAGTCCTCGGCGGGACCCAGGCGCCCGTCGATGTGTCGATCCCGATCGACGTCTCCGGCAACGGCATCGCCGTGATCGGGGATGCGTCCTCCACCGGATCCACCACCGGTGGCAGCGGCTCGGCTCCCGCTGAGCCCGCAGCCGGCACCGGCGCCACCACCGACGGGGACGACTCCCTCGCCGGCGGCAACCAGGTCCCGGTCGACGTCACCGCCCCCATCACGGTCGGCGGCAACGGCATCGCGGTGATCGGGGATGCGTCCTCGTCCGGGTCCACCACCGGCGGCTCGGCTCCTGCTGAGCCCTCGACCGGCACCGGCACCACCACCGACGGAGACGACTCCCTCGCCGGCGGCAACCAGATCCCCGTCGACGTCACCGCCCCCGTCACCATCGGCGGCAACGGCATCGCCGTCATCGGCGACGCATCCTCCACCGCATCCACCACCGGCAACGGCAGCTCCGCTCCCGCTGAGCCCGCGACCGGCACCGGCACCACCACCGACGGAGACGACTCCCTCGCCGGCGGCAACCAGATCCCCGTCGACGTCACCGCCCCCATCACCGTCGGCGGCAACGGCATCGCCGTGATCGGCGACGCATCCTCGTCCGGATCCACCACCGGCGGCAGCAGCTCGGCTCCGGCTGAGCCCGCAGCCGGCACCGGCACCACCACCGACGGGGACGACTCCCTCGCCGGCGGCAACCAGATCCCCGTCGACGTCACCGCCCCCATCACCGTCGGCGGCAACGGCATCGCCGTGATCGGCGACGCATCCTCGTCCGGATCCACCACCGGCGGCAGCAGCTCGGCTCCGGCTGAGCCCGCAGCCGGCACCGGCACCACCACCGACGGGGACGACTCCCTCGCCGGCGGCAACCAGATCCCCGTCGACGTCACCGCCCCCATCACCGTCGGCGGCAACGGCATCGCCGTGATCGGCGACGCATCCTCGTCCGGATCCACCACCGGCGGCAGCAGCTCGGCTCCGGCTGAGCCCGCAGCCGGCACCGGCACCACCACCGACGGGGACGACTCCCTCGCCGGCGGCAACCAGATCCCCGTCGACGCCACCGCCCCCATCACCGTCGGCGGCAACGGCATCGCGGTCATCGGCGACGCCACCTCGGAGGACTCGAGCACCACCGTCCAGCCCGGCTCGGGCACCGGCGGAACCGGCACCACCACGACCGGTGACGACTCCGTCGCCGGGGGCAACCAGGTCGGGCTCGACCTCGGAGCTCCCGTGACGGTCGGCGGCAACGGCGTGGCCGTGGTCGGCGACGCCACCTCGACCGGATCCACCACCGGCGTCGTCCCCGGCACCGGCGGTACCGGTGAGGGCGCCACCACGGACGGCGGCGACTCCGTCGCCGGAGGGAACCAGGTGATCCCGGTCGTCGGCGTCCCGGTGACCGCGGGCGGCAACGCCGTCTGCGTGATCGGCGACTGCAGCTCCGAGGATGCGACCACCGTCGTCACCCCGGGCACCGGCTCGGACGACCCCAGCACCGACGGTGACGGATCGATCGGCGGCGGCAACCAGGTGATCCCGGTGATCGGCGTGCCGGTCACCGTGGGTGGGAACGCGGTCTGCGTGATCGGCGACTGCACCACGGACACCCCGTCCACGCCCGGGACCCCCGGTACTCCTGGCACCCCCGGTACTCCTGGCACCCCCGGTACTCCTGGCACCCCGGGTACTCCTGGCACCCCTGGAACGCCTGGAACTCCCGGCACCCCCGGAACCCCCGGCACCCCTGGCACGCCCGGCACCCCCGGAACCCCGGGCACTCCTGGCATCCCCGGAACCCCGGGGACCAGCGGTAGCGGCGCCGTCAGCGTGACCGCCTCCGTCGCCGGCAGCTCGCCCGCCGGGATGACCGCCGGCACGGGTTCGCTGCCCAACACCGGAGCCGACATCGCTCCCGCTGCGGGCACGATGGCGCTCCTGCTCCTGGCGGGGCTCGCGCTCCTCGTCCTCTCGTCCACGCGTCGGAAGGCCCAGCGCTAA
- a CDS encoding ABC transporter ATP-binding protein, which translates to MTTPAPTLATRGARIGFRSVVKDYGDARALDGVDLDVEPGEFIALLGPSGCGKTTALRSLAGLESISAGALTIDGDDVTAVPANKRDMGMVFQAYSLFPHMTVLRNVEFGLQMRRVAALERHARARDALALVGLESFGERYPHQLSGGQQQRVALARALVTRPRVLLLDEPLSALDAKVRASLRDEIRRIQTELAITTLFVTHDQEEALAVADRVAVMNKGRIEQIGSPEALYSHPSTPFVATFVGLSNPMAATVRAGRALIGDIVLPLLDPSAPDGDALALVRPENMVIGPVGSGIPATVIATSFLGALRRTTLRTDAGEVVFAQHGASVRPAPGDRVGLDVLADPVAISA; encoded by the coding sequence ATGACCACCCCGGCCCCCACCCTCGCCACGCGCGGCGCCCGCATAGGCTTCCGCTCGGTCGTGAAGGACTACGGCGACGCGCGCGCGCTCGACGGCGTCGACCTCGACGTCGAGCCGGGCGAGTTCATCGCGCTGCTCGGTCCGTCCGGATGCGGCAAGACCACCGCCCTGCGCTCCCTCGCCGGCCTCGAGAGCATCTCCGCCGGTGCTCTGACGATCGACGGCGACGACGTGACCGCGGTGCCGGCCAACAAGCGCGACATGGGGATGGTCTTCCAGGCGTACTCGCTGTTCCCCCACATGACCGTCCTGCGGAACGTCGAGTTCGGGTTGCAGATGCGTCGCGTCGCCGCCCTCGAGCGGCATGCTCGAGCCCGGGATGCCCTGGCGCTCGTCGGACTCGAGTCCTTCGGGGAGCGCTATCCCCACCAGCTCTCCGGCGGCCAGCAGCAGCGTGTCGCCCTGGCGCGTGCGCTGGTGACGCGTCCGCGGGTGCTCCTGCTCGACGAGCCGCTGTCGGCTCTCGACGCGAAGGTCCGTGCCTCCCTCCGCGACGAGATCCGCCGCATCCAGACCGAGCTCGCGATCACCACCCTCTTCGTCACGCACGACCAGGAGGAGGCGCTCGCCGTCGCCGACCGCGTCGCCGTGATGAACAAGGGGCGGATCGAGCAGATCGGATCCCCGGAGGCGCTCTACTCGCATCCGTCGACCCCTTTCGTGGCGACGTTCGTGGGCCTGTCGAACCCGATGGCGGCGACCGTCCGGGCGGGCCGCGCCCTCATCGGCGACATCGTGCTGCCCCTGCTCGACCCCTCCGCGCCCGACGGCGACGCGCTCGCGCTCGTCCGCCCCGAGAACATGGTGATCGGACCCGTCGGCTCGGGCATCCCCGCGACGGTGATCGCGACGAGCTTCCTCGGCGCCCTCCGCCGCACCACCCTCCGCACCGACGCCGGCGAGGTCGTCTTCGCCCAGCACGGTGCGTCCGTCCGCCCGGCCCCGGGCGACCGCGTGGGCCTCGACGTCCTCGCCGACCCCGTCGCCATCTCCGCGTAG
- a CDS encoding ABC transporter permease, translated as MAAVKRPVGAAPSLLVRWIVLGIVGALFAIPILAMIEFTLRGAVAGTYDLGHWAAILDPEKERAYRVLFQGLRNSLVLAAATVVIVLVFLVPAMVIVAVGAPRLRRALEFVCIIPITVPAIVLVVGLAPVYSVVVRVFGSAPWTLAFAYGITVLPYAYRAIQSNLAGVDVVTLSEAARSLGASWGSVFFRVIVPNIRRGILVASIITVAVVLGEYTIASLLNRNTLQTALVQVSKSDPYVAVIFALLALALVFVLLLVIGRVSTAGRRGRRARGGRARRPARVVGAAVAAPAPVSEPARAPAAAPAAGPAPTPGLGPASSAAPTAAGPSGSAASSSPVRPSEGSAP; from the coding sequence GTGGCAGCGGTGAAGCGGCCGGTCGGCGCGGCGCCGTCGCTGCTGGTGCGGTGGATCGTCCTCGGCATCGTGGGGGCGCTGTTCGCGATCCCGATCCTGGCGATGATCGAGTTCACCCTCCGTGGGGCGGTGGCCGGCACCTACGACCTCGGCCACTGGGCCGCCATCCTCGATCCGGAGAAGGAGCGCGCGTACCGCGTGCTGTTCCAGGGGCTGAGGAACTCGCTCGTGCTCGCGGCCGCGACCGTCGTCATCGTGCTCGTCTTCCTCGTGCCCGCGATGGTCATCGTCGCCGTAGGCGCCCCGCGTCTGCGCCGGGCGCTCGAGTTCGTCTGCATCATCCCGATCACGGTGCCGGCGATCGTCCTCGTCGTGGGTCTCGCCCCGGTCTACTCGGTCGTCGTGCGGGTGTTCGGCAGCGCACCGTGGACTCTCGCGTTCGCGTACGGGATCACCGTGCTGCCCTACGCGTACCGTGCGATCCAGTCCAACCTCGCGGGGGTGGATGTGGTCACCCTGTCGGAGGCGGCGCGCTCGTTGGGTGCATCCTGGGGTTCGGTGTTCTTCCGGGTGATCGTGCCGAACATCCGACGCGGGATCCTGGTGGCGTCGATCATCACGGTGGCCGTGGTGCTCGGCGAGTACACCATCGCGTCGCTGCTCAACCGGAACACGCTCCAGACGGCGCTGGTGCAGGTGTCGAAGAGCGACCCGTACGTCGCGGTGATCTTCGCGCTGCTCGCGCTCGCCCTGGTGTTCGTGCTGCTGCTCGTGATCGGGCGCGTGTCGACGGCGGGGCGTCGCGGGCGCCGCGCGCGGGGCGGGCGGGCCCGTCGTCCGGCTCGCGTGGTGGGTGCGGCGGTGGCCGCTCCTGCGCCGGTGTCGGAGCCCGCACGCGCTCCAGCAGCCGCGCCTGCGGCCGGGCCTGCGCCCACTCCTGGGCTCGGCCCGGCGTCGTCCGCGGCCCCCACCGCCGCCGGTCCGTCCGGCTCGGCGGCGTCCTCTTCTCCCGTCCGTCCCTCGGAAGGCTCCGCTCCATGA
- a CDS encoding ABC transporter permease: protein MTTATAARASGDLATGTTPGAPRRRMRVPAALLGLTPFAAYVLLFLAIPTVLAVATGFFDADGGFTLANVAGLLDPAVLSAFGSSFWVSAVTAVIGAVVGALVCYALLGTRPDGALRAVVDSVSSVLAQFGGVMLAFAFIATIGIQGVVTVLLEGWGLDIYADGVWLYQVPGLLLPYLYFQVPLMVITFMPAMEGLKPQWAEANAVLGGSRATYWWRIAFPILAPSFFGSLLLLFANAFSSYATAAALISQGSQIVPLQIRAALVSETVLGRENMAGALALGMIIVMVVLMYSYSLLQSRTERWQR from the coding sequence GTGACCACCGCCACGGCAGCACGCGCGTCCGGCGACCTCGCCACCGGGACCACCCCCGGTGCGCCGAGGCGTCGGATGCGTGTGCCCGCCGCGCTTCTCGGGCTCACCCCGTTCGCGGCCTACGTCCTCCTCTTCCTCGCCATCCCGACCGTGCTCGCGGTGGCGACCGGCTTCTTCGACGCCGACGGCGGGTTCACCCTCGCGAACGTCGCGGGGCTCCTCGACCCGGCGGTGCTCAGCGCCTTCGGCAGCTCCTTCTGGGTCTCCGCCGTCACGGCGGTGATCGGCGCCGTCGTGGGAGCACTGGTCTGCTACGCGCTGCTCGGCACCCGACCCGATGGCGCGTTGAGGGCCGTCGTCGACTCGGTGTCGAGCGTGCTCGCCCAGTTCGGCGGAGTGATGCTCGCGTTCGCGTTCATCGCGACCATCGGCATCCAGGGCGTCGTCACCGTGCTGCTCGAGGGCTGGGGCCTCGACATCTATGCGGATGGGGTCTGGCTGTACCAGGTGCCTGGACTCCTCCTTCCCTACCTCTACTTCCAGGTGCCGCTCATGGTGATCACGTTCATGCCGGCCATGGAGGGGCTCAAGCCGCAGTGGGCGGAGGCGAACGCGGTGCTGGGCGGATCCCGGGCCACCTACTGGTGGCGGATCGCGTTCCCCATCCTCGCCCCGTCGTTCTTCGGCAGTCTGCTGCTGCTGTTCGCCAACGCGTTCTCGTCGTACGCGACCGCCGCCGCGCTGATCAGCCAGGGGTCGCAGATCGTGCCGCTGCAGATCCGTGCCGCGCTGGTGAGCGAGACGGTGCTCGGGCGCGAGAACATGGCGGGGGCGCTCGCCCTCGGGATGATCATCGTGATGGTCGTGCTCATGTACTCCTATTCGCTCCTGCAGTCGCGGACCGAGCGGTGGCAGCGGTGA
- a CDS encoding ABC transporter substrate-binding protein, producing the protein MSAFRAGRRPHPRRAALAAGAAAVALSLTLAACSGSADASGGSSSAVGDAATATSAADLGGMDALVEAAKAEGQLNVIALPDNWANYGKIISAFEDEYGITVNSADPDVSSAEEIQAAQNLKGQDTAPDVFDLGAAVALANTDTFAPYKVETWDDIPADNKESTGLWVNDYTGLMSIGYDPKAVPAPKSLQDLLGADYKGKVAINGDPTQAGAAIAAVELAALQNKGTADDIQPGIDFFSKLNEAGNFLTVDPTPATIASGETPVVFDWSYNNLSAVDASSGREWKTVILPGVALGSYYNQAINVDAPHPAAARLWQEFLYGDEAQNLFLAAGAYPVRLSAMQDAGTVDKDALDAVGAPPADVVQFTAKQTEDASALLASSWAAAIK; encoded by the coding sequence ATGAGCGCGTTCCGCGCCGGACGTCGCCCGCATCCCCGTCGCGCCGCGCTCGCGGCGGGAGCAGCCGCCGTCGCGCTGTCGCTCACCCTCGCCGCCTGCTCCGGCTCGGCCGACGCCAGCGGGGGCAGCAGCTCCGCCGTCGGCGACGCGGCCACGGCCACGAGCGCCGCCGACCTCGGCGGGATGGACGCGCTCGTCGAGGCCGCGAAGGCCGAGGGCCAGCTCAACGTCATCGCCCTGCCCGACAACTGGGCCAACTACGGCAAGATCATCTCCGCCTTCGAGGACGAGTACGGCATCACGGTCAACTCGGCGGACCCCGACGTGTCGAGCGCCGAGGAGATCCAGGCAGCCCAGAACCTCAAGGGCCAGGACACCGCTCCCGACGTGTTCGACCTCGGCGCCGCCGTCGCGCTGGCGAACACCGACACGTTCGCGCCGTACAAGGTCGAGACGTGGGATGACATCCCCGCCGACAACAAGGAGTCGACCGGTCTCTGGGTCAACGACTACACGGGCCTGATGTCGATCGGCTACGACCCGAAGGCGGTCCCCGCCCCGAAGTCGCTGCAGGATCTGCTCGGCGCCGACTACAAGGGCAAGGTCGCCATCAACGGCGACCCGACGCAGGCCGGCGCGGCCATCGCGGCGGTCGAGCTGGCCGCCCTGCAGAACAAGGGCACCGCCGACGACATCCAGCCCGGCATCGACTTCTTCTCGAAGCTGAACGAGGCGGGGAACTTCCTCACCGTCGACCCGACCCCGGCGACGATCGCCTCGGGCGAGACCCCGGTGGTCTTCGACTGGAGCTACAACAACCTCAGCGCCGTCGACGCCTCGAGCGGCCGCGAGTGGAAGACGGTCATCCTGCCGGGCGTCGCGCTCGGCAGCTACTACAACCAGGCCATCAACGTCGACGCCCCGCACCCCGCGGCGGCGCGCCTGTGGCAGGAGTTCCTCTACGGCGACGAGGCGCAGAACCTCTTCCTCGCGGCCGGTGCCTACCCGGTCCGCCTGAGCGCGATGCAGGATGCGGGCACCGTCGACAAGGACGCGCTCGACGCCGTCGGCGCCCCGCCCGCCGACGTCGTGCAGTTCACCGCGAAGCAGACCGAGGACGCCTCGGCGCTGCTCGCCAGCAGTTGGGCCGCAGCGATCAAGTGA
- a CDS encoding ribbon-helix-helix protein, CopG family has product MDPNKYVVTENTPIVDGDADLEGNEYRYADGTRITEENTEAYTVERKRAGGRPSLGAARGTSPSVNFRLPAKLREEAEELARREGRGLSVIAREALEQYIVSHRAS; this is encoded by the coding sequence ATGGATCCGAACAAGTACGTCGTGACCGAGAACACCCCGATCGTCGACGGCGACGCGGACCTCGAGGGCAACGAGTACCGGTACGCGGATGGCACCAGGATCACCGAGGAGAACACTGAGGCGTACACCGTCGAGCGCAAGCGAGCGGGTGGTCGTCCCTCGCTCGGGGCAGCCCGCGGAACCTCCCCCTCGGTGAACTTCCGACTGCCCGCGAAGCTGCGAGAGGAGGCCGAGGAGCTCGCCCGCAGAGAGGGCCGGGGCTTGTCGGTCATCGCACGCGAGGCCCTGGAACAGTACATCGTCTCTCACCGCGCGAGCTGA
- a CDS encoding HpcH/HpaI aldolase/citrate lyase family protein: protein MTLPTTSRPADDADEVSAEIARSWLLVSARRTDEFDVAHRSRADQIVLDIEDAVDPKLKPQAREDVATWLSNGGSAWVRINDRTTDFWSGDVDHLKGLPGLRGVMLAKTESAADVTETFDRLGGSTPVLALIESALGIEEAVSIARARGAFRLAFGSGDYRRDTGTSADDMAMAYPRSRLVVASRIGKLPGPIDGPTVSSSHPILREQSEVAVALGLTGKLCLDRDQLPVINEVISPTKSDVTWARDFLADFEARGRVIRDGSDLPRLGRAQKIDKLARAFGVEPL from the coding sequence ATGACGTTGCCCACTACATCACGCCCCGCCGACGACGCTGACGAGGTGTCCGCCGAGATCGCACGATCCTGGCTGCTGGTGTCCGCCCGCCGCACCGACGAGTTCGACGTGGCGCACCGCTCGCGGGCCGACCAGATCGTGCTCGACATCGAGGACGCCGTCGATCCGAAGCTCAAGCCGCAGGCCCGCGAGGATGTCGCGACGTGGCTCTCGAACGGCGGCAGCGCGTGGGTGCGCATCAACGATCGCACCACCGACTTCTGGAGCGGCGACGTCGATCACCTCAAGGGTCTGCCGGGCCTGCGCGGGGTGATGCTGGCGAAGACCGAGTCGGCCGCCGACGTCACCGAGACGTTCGACCGGCTGGGCGGATCCACCCCTGTGCTCGCCCTCATCGAGTCGGCGCTCGGCATCGAGGAGGCCGTGTCGATCGCCCGTGCCCGCGGCGCCTTCCGTCTCGCGTTCGGCAGCGGCGACTACCGCCGCGACACGGGCACCAGCGCCGACGACATGGCGATGGCGTACCCGCGGTCCCGCCTGGTCGTGGCCTCGCGCATCGGAAAGCTCCCCGGCCCGATCGACGGCCCGACCGTCAGCTCCAGCCACCCGATCCTGCGCGAGCAGTCGGAGGTGGCGGTGGCGCTCGGGCTCACCGGCAAGCTGTGCCTCGATCGCGACCAGCTGCCGGTGATCAACGAGGTCATCTCCCCCACCAAGTCGGATGTGACGTGGGCGCGCGACTTCCTCGCCGACTTCGAGGCGCGGGGCCGCGTCATCCGCGACGGGTCCGACCTGCCGCGCCTCGGCCGCGCGCAGAAGATCGACAAGCTCGCCCGCGCCTTCGGCGTCGAGCCGCTCTAG
- a CDS encoding cupin, producing the protein MERRSAVPTVQVDDGTFRVTEWRFEPGAETGWHTHEHPYVVVPLSTGTLAVEQEDGGHAVFEYVHGRSYSREPGARHNVVNHNPGEFAFVEIELVTR; encoded by the coding sequence ATGGAGCGCAGATCAGCGGTGCCGACCGTGCAGGTGGACGACGGCACCTTCCGAGTGACGGAGTGGCGGTTCGAGCCGGGTGCGGAGACCGGATGGCACACGCACGAGCACCCGTACGTCGTCGTGCCGCTCTCCACCGGGACGCTCGCGGTCGAGCAGGAGGACGGCGGCCACGCCGTGTTCGAGTACGTCCACGGCCGCAGCTACAGCCGCGAGCCCGGCGCCCGCCACAACGTCGTCAACCACAACCCCGGCGAGTTCGCCTTCGTCGAGATCGAGCTCGTCACCCGCTGA
- a CDS encoding response regulator transcription factor — MGAAASAGGGGSIRLLVADDQALVRGALSALLGLEPDIEVVAEAGRGDEVVGAAQAADAQVAMLDIEMPGIDGIAAAAELRAAMPSCRVIIVTTFGRPGYLKRAIQAGASGFVVKDTPATQLADAIRRVHRGERVLDPTLAAESLAQGDSPLTERETDALALARTGGSVADIARMLHLSEGTVRNHLSAAIGKTGGRNRADAARIAESNGWL; from the coding sequence GTGGGCGCCGCGGCATCGGCGGGCGGCGGCGGGTCCATCCGGCTCCTGGTGGCGGATGACCAGGCGCTCGTGCGCGGCGCACTGTCCGCTCTGCTCGGGCTGGAGCCCGACATCGAGGTCGTGGCCGAGGCGGGCCGCGGCGACGAGGTGGTCGGGGCGGCGCAAGCGGCGGACGCGCAGGTCGCGATGCTCGACATCGAGATGCCCGGCATCGACGGGATCGCCGCCGCTGCCGAGCTGCGCGCCGCGATGCCGTCCTGTCGCGTGATCATCGTCACCACGTTCGGCCGCCCCGGGTATCTCAAGCGCGCCATCCAGGCGGGCGCATCCGGGTTCGTCGTGAAGGACACCCCGGCCACCCAGCTCGCGGACGCCATCCGCCGGGTCCATCGGGGCGAGCGCGTGCTCGACCCCACCCTCGCGGCCGAGTCGCTCGCCCAGGGCGACTCCCCGCTGACGGAGCGGGAGACGGACGCCCTCGCCCTCGCCCGCACCGGCGGCTCGGTCGCCGACATCGCCCGCATGCTGCACCTCTCGGAGGGCACCGTCCGCAACCACCTGTCCGCCGCCATCGGCAAGACCGGCGGTCGCAACCGGGCCGACGCCGCGCGCATCGCCGAGTCGAACGGCTGGCTGTAG
- a CDS encoding sensor histidine kinase: MVDGRVDGGPGWPVRPSSITSFGRLSRAEILVSAGARRWYVGAAIALIWLISIAQDAVEHSGSVPAAIGGVALVVLFGAAFLAGAPLTWSLPLRLRLLVPAGLLALSFTLFPWVHWGVVGTWTYVGVLVGMGLLPWRVTWPVIVGLAAVALVALGVTEGWSEDILWLPAIILSISAMMAAFARTTATIAQLRDTQVELELLAVERERNRVGRDLHDILGHSLTVITVKAELAGRLIDADPQRARTEIAEVEGLARGALADVRATVAGFRGVNVSTELAAARSALAAAGIAADLPSSTDVIPADRRELSGWVVREGVTNVIRHSGASTCRISFRGGEVEVADDGIGPTASAATSTGLAGLRERVESAGGRMSVGRSDLGGFSLRVVL, translated from the coding sequence ATGGTGGACGGACGAGTGGACGGCGGGCCGGGGTGGCCCGTCCGTCCCTCGTCCATCACGTCGTTCGGCCGACTCTCCCGGGCGGAGATCCTCGTGTCGGCGGGGGCACGGCGCTGGTACGTGGGCGCGGCGATCGCGCTCATCTGGTTGATCAGCATCGCTCAGGATGCGGTCGAGCACTCCGGCTCCGTCCCGGCCGCGATCGGCGGCGTCGCGCTCGTCGTGCTCTTCGGCGCGGCCTTCCTCGCCGGAGCGCCCCTGACCTGGTCGCTGCCGCTCCGCCTCCGGCTCCTCGTGCCCGCCGGTCTCCTGGCGCTGTCGTTCACGCTCTTCCCGTGGGTGCACTGGGGCGTGGTCGGGACGTGGACCTACGTCGGCGTGCTGGTCGGGATGGGGCTGCTGCCGTGGCGGGTCACCTGGCCGGTGATCGTCGGGTTGGCCGCCGTCGCGCTCGTGGCGCTGGGCGTCACGGAGGGGTGGAGCGAGGACATCCTCTGGCTGCCCGCCATCATCCTGTCGATCTCGGCGATGATGGCGGCCTTCGCGCGGACGACCGCGACGATCGCGCAGCTGCGCGACACGCAGGTGGAGCTCGAGCTCCTCGCCGTCGAGCGCGAGCGCAATCGCGTGGGCCGCGACCTCCATGACATCCTCGGCCACTCGCTCACCGTCATCACGGTCAAGGCCGAGCTCGCGGGCAGGCTCATCGACGCCGATCCGCAGCGAGCGCGCACCGAGATCGCCGAGGTCGAGGGCTTGGCGCGGGGTGCGCTCGCCGACGTGCGCGCGACCGTCGCCGGGTTCCGCGGTGTCAACGTGAGCACCGAGCTCGCGGCGGCGCGGTCGGCGCTGGCGGCGGCGGGCATCGCGGCCGACCTGCCGTCCTCCACCGACGTCATCCCCGCAGACCGCCGCGAGCTCTCCGGCTGGGTGGTGCGAGAGGGCGTGACCAACGTCATCCGGCACTCCGGCGCCTCGACCTGCCGCATATCGTTCCGCGGGGGCGAGGTCGAGGTCGCCGACGACGGCATCGGGCCCACCGCCTCCGCCGCGACGTCGACCGGGCTCGCCGGTCTGCGGGAACGCGTCGAGTCGGCGGGCGGGCGGATGAGCGTGGGGCGGAGCGATCTCGGCGGGTTCAGCCTGCGGGTGGTGCTGTGA